DNA from Gramella sp. MAR_2010_147:
GATGAATGCACTCACTAAAATGAACAGATTCTTGTATGATAAACTTTTTAGCCTTTGTATGATCACTTACTCCTTGTATTCTTTAACCGCATCTACGAATGCTTTGGCATTATCAACGGGAATATCAGGTAAAATTCCGTGACCAAGATTCGCGATATATCTGTCTTTACCAAAGGCCTTGATCATATCGTTCACCATATACTTTATTTCAATAGGTTTAGAATATAATCTTGCGGGATCAAAATTCCCCTGAAGCGTTATCTGTCCGCCACTTAAATACCTGGCATTTCTTGCTTCACAGGTCCAGTCTACACCCAGCGCGGCAGCACCAGATTTTGCCATTTTGTCCAAAGCAAACCAGCATCCTTTTCCATAAGCGATTACCGGAACTTCATCTTTTAAAGCATCAATGATCTGTTGCATATATTTCCAGGAAAATTCCTGATAATCTTTAGGTTCTAACAAACCACCCCATGAGTCAAATAGCTGTACAGCATCTACTCCCGCTTTTACTTTTTCCTTTAGATAGGCAATAGTAGTATCGGTGATTTTTTGAAGCAGGGTATGGGCAGCAATAGGCTCCATAAAACATAATCTTTTCGCCTTATCAAAGGTTTTTGAACCCTGACCCTGTACACAGTAGCATAAAATGGTCCAGGGGGAACCAGCGAAACCAATTAAAGGAACTTCATCATTCAGTTCTTGTTTGGTGAGTTTTATCGCGTCAAAAACATAGCCTAATTCCTCATTTACATCTGGTACAATGACCTGCTCTACTTTTTTGGCAGAATCTATCGGGTTTGGCAACCATGGTCCAACACCCGGTTTCATTTCCACCTCGATATTCATCGCCTGCGGCACTACCAGGATATCACTAAAAAGGATTGCAGCGTCGGGGCCAACCTGTCTTATAGGCATTACGGTAATTTCTGTAGCCAGCTCTGGAGTTCTACAACGGGTGAAGAAATCGTATTTCTCCTTTAATTTCATGAAATCTGGCAAGTATCTACCTGCCTGTCTCATCATCCAAACCGGTGGACGTTCTACAGATTCTCCTTTTAATGCTTTTAATAACAGGTCGTTCTTTATCATTTCCTGAGGAATTTTTATTTATTCTTTAAATTTGAGACCACTTTTACGATCACATTCTCTATCGTTGGTTTTGAAGCTATAATGATATTTTCTGAATGTTTCATTACTTCATTAGCCGTGGTTTCTCCAATGCAAAAGGCAATGGAATTTATTTTATTTTCTTTTGTAAAACTTTGAACAGCACTCGGACTAAAAAACAGGATTCCGTCAAAATCAGATTCAAACCTCTTAGAATTCATGGATGTTTCGTACACCATAGTTTCAGAAAGCTGAATGCCATTCTTGTTTAATAACTGAGGCAATTCTTCTCTTCGCATATTTCCGCAGAAAAAATGGAATTGCTTATTGTTATGCTTCTGAATTATTTTTTGCGCCAGATCTCTTGAATTTTCGGCCCTTTCTACTACCAAATAGCCTTTTTCTTCAAGTAGTACTGAGGTTTTATCTCCAACGCAGAAACAATTCTTTATTTCAAAAGGTTTTTCAGCAATTGCCTTTACCGAATTCTTACTGGTGAAAATAGCATTCTCAACAGCTTCTTTTTTTAGATCGAAATCAATGAATTTTATGGAAATAGCGTCATATTCTACGAATCCAATTCCGCTATTCAACAATAACTCCTTTTGGTTAACAGCCAGCTTTTTTGTGGAAAGCACAGTAGGCATAGATCAATTATTTAGAATTGATTTGATTGTTTTCATCAAATCACTACCGCCATTATTTAGAATTTCCTGTGCACATTCTTTCCCCATATTTTTAATTTCATCTACGGGAAGAGCTCTTTCTACTTCAATTTTCTTTTTCCCATCAAGACTAAAAAGTGCTCCGTGAAAATGAATATGGTTATTAACTTTCCTGGCCAGTGCTCCAATGGGGGCTGTGCATCCACCTTCCAAAGTTTTCAAAAATTCACGTTCTATGTGCACACAAATCTGGGATTCTTTATGATTTAGCAAAGAAAGGGCTTCCCGGCAGTAAGAATCTTCTTCCATAGCTACAATGAGCATGGCACCTTGTGCGGGAGCAGGAATCATCCAGTTTAGATCAATAAAATTTTCAGGTTTTATTTCAATTCTTTCCAGTCCGGCAGCGGCGAAAATAGCTCCATTCCAGGTATTATCATGGAGTTTCTGCATACGGGTATTTACATTCCCCCGAAGATCCACTACTTTATGGTTTGAATATTTATGAAGCCATTGGGCTTTTCGTCGAAGGCTTCCGGTGGCAATAGTCCCGGTTTCAGATTCGAGGATTTCTACTCCCTTATGAACTAAAATATCTTTATTGCTGGCTCTTTTCATCACAGCACCCTCTACAATTCCTTTTGGAAGTGCTGTTGGGACATCTTTCATAGAATGAACTGCGATATCCACCTCACCTTTTATCATAGCGACATCCAGAGTTTTGGTAAATATTCCCGTAATGCCCATTTCATATAAAGGCTGGTCCAGATTAAGATCGCCAGTAGATTTTACAGGAACCAGTTCGGTTTGATGTCCGGTTTTTTCAAGAGCTTTTTGAACGGTTTTCGCTTGCCATAGTGCCAATTCGCTGTCTCGCGTACCAATTCTAATTACTTTGCTCATTTTCTAACTTCTTCAAGTTGAAAGACTTTTTGAATAAGTTCAAGGCTTTCATCGGTAGTTTCCGTATCTCCTTTTAGATGATTGGCAAAGTGCTTCATGATCTTTTGAATGATCCTGTTGCTCACAATTTCTGCCTGTTCATCGTTGAAATCGGTTATTTTCCTGCGCTGAAAATCGAGTTCATCATCTTTCATCATCTTCAGCTTCTTCTTTAAAGCTTTAATGGTGGGGGCAAATTTCCTGGTTTCCAGCCACTGGTTGAAGTCGTTTTCAACTTCTGTAATAATTTCCTTTGCCTGTGGGATGAACTGTTTGCGTCTTTCCAGGGTTTCATCGGTCATCTGTGAAAGATGATCTAAATGAATGAGTTTTACATTTTCCAGTTCATCAACATCATCTGAAACATTTTTAGGAATTGACAGATCCAGCACCAGTAATTCTTTTTTTGGATAGATAAGCTCTTTGGAGATGGTGGGATTTTGAGCACCTGTAGCGACAATTAAAATATCACTGTTTCTTATTTCTGCCTGTAAATCTGCATAATCCTTTACAATAAGATTGAACTTTCCAGCGATCTTTTCAGCTTTGTCTTTAGTTCGGTTAATAAGTGTGATATGATTATTGCGAGTGTGTTTTACCAGGTTTTCACAGGTATTTCTGCCAATTTTCCCGGTCCCGAAGAGCAAAATGTTTTTTTCTGAAACATTTTCTATATGCTTAAGTATATACTGTACAGAAGCAAATGAAACTGAAGTCGCTCCGCTGGAGATCTCCGTTTCGTTCTTTATGCGTTTACTTGCCTGGATTACTGCATTAACCAGGCGCTCTAAGAATGCATTGACCAAACCAAGCTTTTTAGATCTAACAAATGCGATCTTAAGCTGACTAATAATTTCGAAATCTCCCAGAATCTGGCTATCCAGCCCGGTACCTACCTTGAAAATATGAGAAATTGCCTGTTTGTTTTTATAAACGTAGGCAACTTTTTCAAACTCTTCAACGGTACCGTGAGTATGTTCACAAAGTAATTTGATAAGCTGAAATGGATGCTGGGCAAAACCGTAAATTTCAGTACGGTTACAGGTGGAAGTTGCTAAAATACCGTCAATACCTTCGTCTTTGGCCTGTTCAAGAAGCCTTTGTTTAGAAGCTTCATCAAGGCTAAAATGACCCCTGATCTCCGCATCGGCTTTTTTGTAACTTAAACCTATCGTGTAAAAATGCTTTCCTCTAGAAATGTGATAATCTTCCATGTATCGGTTTAGGTGGATACGCTTGCAAAAATAGGACAAGGCTAAATCAAAAAATAACGCTGGAGGCACTAAATGTGTCGATAGGTGATAATTATCATGAAATTAAGACTGAAAACTTCAAAATGCCATACTTTTGTAGTAATGATAGCTTGTTTGGAGCTATTAGTTTAGATTGATTCTAAATAAATAAAAATTTTGTCTTATGGAAGACCACTTAAAAAATAACGCTGTAAGTATCTCTGAAGAAATGAAGATCGAAGATGGTTTTTTTATTCTGAAATTTCAGAATGACACGGCAGATACCAAGTTAATGTCCAGGGCTATAGATAATAGCTTTATCCAGTTCCATTTTAATGTGAAAGGAAGCAGCAAGTTTCTTTTTAATAATGGGAATTACGAATTACCGCTTCAGGAAGAGAATTCTCTGTTGCTGTATAATCCTCAAAGGGATCTTCCACTAAATGTATTTATGGAATCTGAATCCTGGCTGGTTTCCCTGGTGATCTCTATCAAGAAATTTCATGCGCTATTTTCTCAGGAAGCCGATTATATCACATTTTTAAGTGCAGATAACAAGGATAAAAAATACTATAAAGATGCCGCGGTTTCACCATCTATGGCAGTGGTTTTAAATCAGTTAATGAATTTTAATCTAACGCCCAGTATTAAAAATCTCTATTTTAAGGCCAAGGCATATGAGCTTTTAAGTTTGTATTTTAACAAAGCTGAAAATCCAGATCTGGAGCAATGCCCTTTTTTGAGTGATGAGGAGAATATTAAAAAGATAAGGCGTGCAAAAGACATTGTAATTGCTCGAATGGCTGAACCACCATCGCTTCAGGAGCTATCAGATGAAATTGGTTTAAGCCTGAAAAAACTTAAAGAAGGCTTCAAACAGATCTATGGAGATTCGGTCTATAGTTTCCTGTTTGATTATAAGATGGAATATGCAAGAAAGCTCCTGGAAACAGGGGAATATAATGTGAATGAAGTGGGTTTAAAAGTTGGCTATAGTACGGCCAGTCATTTTATCGCAGGTTTTAAGAAGAAATTTGGAACTACCCCTAAGAAATATACATTATCAGTAAATTAATCTAGATATGCGTTATAAAATTTTCATCCTCATTCTATTTATAAGCTTAAATTTTCAGGCCCCGCAGAAACAGGTTTTGATATTTTCAGAAACTGAAGGCTTCCGGCATAATTCTATTGAAAATGGCATCCAGGCAATTCAAGATATAGGAAACGAAATTAATTTTAAAAGTATCACAAGTCAGGATAGCCGGTTCTTTACTGAAAATGATCTGGGCCAGATAGACCTTATAATCTTTTTAAACACCACCGGTGATATTTTGAATATGGAGGAGCAGACGGCTTTCCAGAATTATATGGAAAATGGCGGGAACTTCTTCGGGATCCACGCTGCGGCAGATACAGAATATGACTGGAAATGGTATGGAGATCTAGTGAGAGCCTATTTTAAAGGACATCCTGAAGTTCAGGAAGCTGTGATCAATATAAA
Protein-coding regions in this window:
- the hemE gene encoding uroporphyrinogen decarboxylase, which translates into the protein MIKNDLLLKALKGESVERPPVWMMRQAGRYLPDFMKLKEKYDFFTRCRTPELATEITVMPIRQVGPDAAILFSDILVVPQAMNIEVEMKPGVGPWLPNPIDSAKKVEQVIVPDVNEELGYVFDAIKLTKQELNDEVPLIGFAGSPWTILCYCVQGQGSKTFDKAKRLCFMEPIAAHTLLQKITDTTIAYLKEKVKAGVDAVQLFDSWGGLLEPKDYQEFSWKYMQQIIDALKDEVPVIAYGKGCWFALDKMAKSGAAALGVDWTCEARNARYLSGGQITLQGNFDPARLYSKPIEIKYMVNDMIKAFGKDRYIANLGHGILPDIPVDNAKAFVDAVKEYKE
- a CDS encoding uroporphyrinogen-III synthase, which encodes MPTVLSTKKLAVNQKELLLNSGIGFVEYDAISIKFIDFDLKKEAVENAIFTSKNSVKAIAEKPFEIKNCFCVGDKTSVLLEEKGYLVVERAENSRDLAQKIIQKHNNKQFHFFCGNMRREELPQLLNKNGIQLSETMVYETSMNSKRFESDFDGILFFSPSAVQSFTKENKINSIAFCIGETTANEVMKHSENIIIASKPTIENVIVKVVSNLKNK
- the hemC gene encoding hydroxymethylbilane synthase, which produces MSKVIRIGTRDSELALWQAKTVQKALEKTGHQTELVPVKSTGDLNLDQPLYEMGITGIFTKTLDVAMIKGEVDIAVHSMKDVPTALPKGIVEGAVMKRASNKDILVHKGVEILESETGTIATGSLRRKAQWLHKYSNHKVVDLRGNVNTRMQKLHDNTWNGAIFAAAGLERIEIKPENFIDLNWMIPAPAQGAMLIVAMEEDSYCREALSLLNHKESQICVHIEREFLKTLEGGCTAPIGALARKVNNHIHFHGALFSLDGKKKIEVERALPVDEIKNMGKECAQEILNNGGSDLMKTIKSILNN
- the hemA gene encoding glutamyl-tRNA reductase; this translates as MEDYHISRGKHFYTIGLSYKKADAEIRGHFSLDEASKQRLLEQAKDEGIDGILATSTCNRTEIYGFAQHPFQLIKLLCEHTHGTVEEFEKVAYVYKNKQAISHIFKVGTGLDSQILGDFEIISQLKIAFVRSKKLGLVNAFLERLVNAVIQASKRIKNETEISSGATSVSFASVQYILKHIENVSEKNILLFGTGKIGRNTCENLVKHTRNNHITLINRTKDKAEKIAGKFNLIVKDYADLQAEIRNSDILIVATGAQNPTISKELIYPKKELLVLDLSIPKNVSDDVDELENVKLIHLDHLSQMTDETLERRKQFIPQAKEIITEVENDFNQWLETRKFAPTIKALKKKLKMMKDDELDFQRRKITDFNDEQAEIVSNRIIQKIMKHFANHLKGDTETTDESLELIQKVFQLEEVRK
- a CDS encoding AraC family transcriptional regulator, translated to MEDHLKNNAVSISEEMKIEDGFFILKFQNDTADTKLMSRAIDNSFIQFHFNVKGSSKFLFNNGNYELPLQEENSLLLYNPQRDLPLNVFMESESWLVSLVISIKKFHALFSQEADYITFLSADNKDKKYYKDAAVSPSMAVVLNQLMNFNLTPSIKNLYFKAKAYELLSLYFNKAENPDLEQCPFLSDEENIKKIRRAKDIVIARMAEPPSLQELSDEIGLSLKKLKEGFKQIYGDSVYSFLFDYKMEYARKLLETGEYNVNEVGLKVGYSTASHFIAGFKKKFGTTPKKYTLSVN
- a CDS encoding ThuA domain-containing protein yields the protein MRYKIFILILFISLNFQAPQKQVLIFSETEGFRHNSIENGIQAIQDIGNEINFKSITSQDSRFFTENDLGQIDLIIFLNTTGDILNMEEQTAFQNYMENGGNFFGIHAAADTEYDWKWYGDLVRAYFKGHPEVQEAVINIKMPQHITVDHLRDNTWKRTDEWYNYKDIAKGLNVLMTLDETSYEGGENRDFHPIAWFQNYSGGGISIYTGGGHTSESYSEPDFLKHLSGCIEFALSN